Within Thermus sp. CCB_US3_UF1, the genomic segment CGCCAGCCTGGGGAGCAACCTGGGCCCCATCCTGGTGCTGGCGGGGCTTTTCCTGGGGGCCCTGGGCCTGGCCAAGCTGGGCCTGTACCTGTACCTGGCCGTGGCCCTCTTCCAGCTCGTCACCCTGCCCGTGGAGTTTGACGCTTCCCGGCGCGCCCTGGAGTTCCTGCGGCGCATGGGCTTTTTGGGCCAGCAGGAGATAACCCCTGCCCGCCAGGTTCTCACCTGGGCGGCCCTCACCTACGTGGCGGCCCTGGCCAGCTCCCTGGCCACCATCCTCTACTACGCCACCTTGCTTATGGGCCGGAGGGAGGAGTAGATGCCCCTGCTTCTCTGCCCAAGCTGCGGCGCCGGCATGCGGGAGGTGGAGCGCCGGGGGGTGCTCGTGGATGTCTGCCCCCAGTGCGGGGGGGTATGGCTGGACCGGGGGGAGTTGGAAAAACTCCTGGCCGAGGCCAGGGCTGTAGAGCGGGACTACGAGGAGGAACGGGAGCTTTACTACCGCAAGGAAGGTAAGCCCTACAAGAAGAAAAAGGGCTTCCTGGAGCTCTTTGACCTCTTTGACTAGCTTGCCTAGGGCAAGGCCCCCGGGCATACCCCGGGGGCCTTTGCGGTTAGGGCCTTATTCTGCCCTCTTCAGGCGCAGGTACCAGCGGCGGTACTCGGTGTATTCCGCCTTCTTGGCCTCGTCGGCCTTGAGCTCGGCCAGGGTGGCGGGGGGCTTGACGATGGCGGGTTGGCCCGGCTGCCAGTCCGCGGGGGTGTTGAGCCCGGTGCGGTCGGTGAACTGCAGGGCGCGGATGAAGCGCAGGATCTCGTCGATGTTGCGCCCGGTGGTGAGGGGGTAGTAGAGCATGCCCCGGAGGATGCCGTTGGGGTCAATGATGAAGACCGCCCGCACCGCCGCGGTCTCGCTGGCGGCGGGGTGGATCATCCCGTAAAGCTTGGACACCTTCATGTCCAGGTCGGCGATCACCGGGAAGTTGATGGTGATCCCCGACATCTCCTCCAGGTCCCGGAGCCAGGCCAGGTGGGCGTGGATGGAGTCAATGGAAAGGCCCAAAAGCTGCACCCCGAGTTCCTCAAACTCCTTCTGCCTCTTGGCAAAGGCCAGGAACTCGGTGGAGCACACGGGGGTGAAGTCCGCGGGGTGGCTGAAGAGGACCACCCACTTCCCCTTCAGGTCGGAAAGCCGCAGCTCCCCGGCGGTGGTCTTGGCCACGAAGTCCGGGGCGGGTTCGTTCAGGCGAGGTAGGGAGAAGGTTTCTTCCATAGCTTGACCTCCTGGCCGGAAGCGACCGGCCAAAGGCCAATATACCCCATACAGGTAATAAACGCAAGCGATTACTGCTAGCGATAATCCCCTGAGCCCCCCAAGGTACCCCGCTGGGCGCGGGCGCGGAGCTTGGCCAGGTTGCGCTCGGCCACCTCCTCCAGCCCCACCCCCAGGTCCGTGGCCACCTGGGCCAGGTACCAGAGCACATCCCCCAGCTCCAGGACCAAGGCCTCCCGGACCTCTGGGGTCAGGTTCCCCCCCTGGTCCCGCAGGACCTTCTTCACCTTGTTGGCCAGCTCCCCCGCCTCGCCCACCAGGCCCAGGGTGGGGTAGAGCAAGCGGTAGGCCTCGGGGTAGAGGGCGGTCTTACGGGCCTCCTCTTGGTATGCCTTCAGGGTCATGGACCACCTCCTTGCGGATGGAGTAGACCCGGCTCACCCCCCCTTGGGCGGTTACCCCGTAGAGGGCGTGGCAGGCCTCCATGGTGCGCTTCTGGTGGGTTACCAGGATGAACTGCCGCCCCGTGGCCAGGAAGCGGGCGAAGCGGAGGAGGTTGGCTTCGTCCAAGGCGGCGTCCACCTCGTCCAAGACCGCCAGGGGAAGACCCCCTTGCAGCTCCCCCAGGGCGAAGAGGAAGGCCAGGGCGCCCAGGGTTTTTTCCCCCAAGGAGAGGAGGCGGAGGTCCTGGGTGCGCTTGCCCGCCGGCACCAGGAGGAGGCGGAGCCCCCCAGCCTCCCGCCGGGCCTCGGCCTTGGCCCCCAGGAGGGCCTGGGCGTGGCTTTGGAAGGAGGCTTGGAAACGGGCAAAGCTTTCCCGCAAGCGTTCGCCGTAGGCTTGTTCCACCGCTTTGGTCTCGGCCTCGAGGCGCCGCAGGGCCTCGGTAGCCTCGGCCACCAGGGCTTCCTGGGCCTTGAGCCTCTCCTGGAGCTCGGCCAGCTCCCCCTCGGCCAGGGCGTTTACCGGGCCCAAGGAGGCCCGTTCCCGCTCCACCTGGGCGAGGCGGGCCTGGAGGCTCCTCGGGGTTCCGGGGAGGCGCTCCCCTTCCGGCAGCTGGGAGGCTTCCCGGGCCAGCTCCTCCAGGGTGGCCTCCCGCCTGGCCAGGAGGAGGCGGAGGTTTTCCCGCTCCGCCAGCAGGGCGTTGTGCCGGGTTAGGGCCCGGGCTTCCCCCTCCTCCACCTGCCGCCTTTCCCGCCGCACCGCCTCCAGGCGGGCGGTGAGGCTCTGGGCCTCTTGGGCCAGGGGGGTGAGGGCCTGGAGGCGGGCTTCCAGTTCCTCCAGCCGCTTGCGGATGCGCTTGGCTTCCTCTTGGCTATGGAGCCAGGCCTGGCGGGCCTCGGCCTGGAGCCGCCAGCGGGCGTGGGCTTCCGCTTGGGCCAGGGCCTCCTCCAGGGCCTGGCGCTCCCCTTCCAGGGCCTTTAGCCTCCCCTCGTCCCAGGCCTCGGGGGGAGGGGAGGGGGGTTGGGGGGGGCGTTGGGGCGGGGGGGGGAGGCCAGGCGGGCCTTTAGGGCTGCCACCTGGCCCCGGACCCCTTCCACCGCCTGGGGGGTGGGCAGGGCGGATAGGCTAGCCTCCAGGGCCTGGGCCTGGGCCTCGAGTCCCGCCTCCTCGCCCCTAAGGTCCTCCAGGCGCCGCCTCAGGAGGAGGACCTCCCCCCCTCCCCGGCTCCGCCCCCCCGTGAGGG encodes:
- a CDS encoding nucleoside triphosphate pyrophosphohydrolase family protein — protein: MTLKAYQEEARKTALYPEAYRLLYPTLGLVGEAGELANKVKKVLRDQGGNLTPEVREALVLELGDVLWYLAQVATDLGVGLEEVAERNLAKLRARAQRGTLGGSGDYR
- a CDS encoding zf-TFIIB domain-containing protein; translated protein: MPLLLCPSCGAGMREVERRGVLVDVCPQCGGVWLDRGELEKLLAEARAVERDYEEERELYYRKEGKPYKKKKGFLELFDLFD
- a CDS encoding peroxiredoxin; its protein translation is MEETFSLPRLNEPAPDFVAKTTAGELRLSDLKGKWVVLFSHPADFTPVCSTEFLAFAKRQKEFEELGVQLLGLSIDSIHAHLAWLRDLEEMSGITINFPVIADLDMKVSKLYGMIHPAASETAAVRAVFIIDPNGILRGMLYYPLTTGRNIDEILRFIRALQFTDRTGLNTPADWQPGQPAIVKPPATLAELKADEAKKAEYTEYRRWYLRLKRAE